CACCCGCAGCGTCCGTCCGGACTCGATGCCGGCGATACGGCGCTGACCGAGCCACACCAGCATCACCGAATCGGTGCCGTCGAACAGTTCGGCGCGGACCCCGCCCGCACAGGTCTTCGAATTCGTCTCCACGCTGCGCAGGGTGCCGACCATCGTGACTTCCTGCCCGCGCCGGCAGTCGATTGCCTTCTGGGCGCCGGAGTGGGCGGCTTCGTCGCTCAGCTCCTCGACGTCGAGTTGCTGTGGGTCCTCCGTCAGACGCCGGGTGAGTCGACGCAGATACCCTTCGGCCGTGGCCATGGCCTCTCCTGACATTTCGCAGATCCACCGTGGACCCGCTGTTTAACCAACGCCACGGTAGACCTGTTGGTTCCCTAATGCCATGCGGGGTGACCGTGCCGCGCCGATCTAATCCTGCCCTGTTTGACGGGCAGTGCACGATCGTGTGATGGCGGTCGATCTGCGCGGTGTGACGACGGTGCTGTTGCCCGGTACGGGTTCCGACGACGACTACGTCTACCGGGCGTTCTCGCCGACCCTGCACGAGGTCGGCGCGGTCGTCGTCACCCCGCGCCCGCAACCGCAGCGCCTCATCGCCGGATACCGCGACGCGCTCGACGAGGCCGCCGCGGGGGGACCCGTCGCGGTCGGTGGGGTGTCGATCGGCGCGGCGGTCGCGGTCGAATGGGTGTTGGCCCATCCGGGCGGCGCGGTCGCGGTGCTCGCGGCGTTGCCCGCGTGGACCGGACCACCGGTGACGGCGCCTGCGGCGATGACGGCGCGCCACTCGGCACACGTGCTGCGCCGCGACGGGCTGGTGGCCGCGACGGCGCAGATGCGTGGGTCGAGCCCGCGCTGGCTCGGCGACGAGCTGACCCGGTCCTGGGTGGCACAGTGGCCGGCGCTGCCCGACGCCATGGACGAGGCGGCCGGATACGCCGCGCCGACGTGCGCCGAACTCGAGACGCTGACGGCCCCGATGGGCGTGGCGGCCGCGACCGACGACCCGGTCCATCCGCTGGAAGTCGGGATGGAATGGGTGTCGGCGGCCCCGCGCGCCGCGCTGCGGACGGTCACCCTCGCCGACATGGGTGCCGATCCCGCGGTGCTGGGGGCGGCATGCCTCGCGGCCCTGGCCGAGGCCGGCGAGCGGGTGCTCTAGCCGCCGGTGATGGTGCGGAGCTGCTGCATCGCCGACCCCTGCGCGCTGCGACGGGCCGCGGGCTCCGGAGGTGCTGGCGGCGCCTGCTGCTGGTCCGGCTGCTGGCCCTGTTGTGCGGCCGCTGCCGACCGCAGCTGGGCCGCCATCGGCTCCGGCAGCTCGACCGGCAGCGGGGTGCGCACAGGCAGCGGGGTATCGCCGCGGCGGACCACGGTGTCCCGCAGGGCTTCTCGCGCTTCGCGTGTGAGGGCGTCGATGCTGTCGGCGACGCCGTTGACCACGCAGCGGATCATCCAGCGGTACCCGTCGATACCGATGAACCGGACCATCCCCGATGCCGTGCCGACCACCTCGCGGCCCCACGGGCCGTCCTGGATGCTCACCGATGCGCCGTCTTTGCGCAGCGAGTCGGCCAGCTCGCCGGCCACCTCGCGCCACAGCCCGGCGGATTTGGGCGCCGCATAGGCCGCGACGGTGAACCGCCCGTTCGGGGTGACGACCCACACCGCGCTGGGCACACCCGTCTCGTTGAGTTCGACCTGCACCTGCCCGGCCGCCGGCATGGGCACCAGCACCGAGCCGAGATCCAGCCGGCCCTGAGCGGCCACCGCCGGATCGTCGAAGTCGTCGATGTCGAACGGGCCGTCGAGTTCCACCTCGCCGGGCTGCTCGACAGTGGTGCCGGCGACCGGCTCCTGGGCCGGCTCACCGATCTCGCCGTTGCTCTTACGTTTTCCGAATGCCATCACAAACTCGCATGTCCGCCGGAGGAACCGTGGCCGCCATCGCCACGGGTGGTCTCGGCCAGTCCGGCTTCGTCGAACGACGTCACCTCGACCAGCTCGGGTAGTTCGACCCGCTGCACGAGCAGCTGGGCGATGCGGTCCCCGCGACGGATGACAATAGGCGCGCGCGGATCGAGGTTGATCAGTGACACCTTGATCTCCCCCCGATAGCCGGCATCAATCGTCCCCGGGCTGTTGACGATCGAAAGCCCCACGCGCGCAGCCA
Above is a window of Mycolicibacterium baixiangningiae DNA encoding:
- a CDS encoding OB-fold nucleic acid binding domain-containing protein, with product MATAEGYLRRLTRRLTEDPQQLDVEELSDEAAHSGAQKAIDCRRGQEVTMVGTLRSVETNSKTCAGGVRAELFDGTDSVMLVWLGQRRIAGIESGRTLRVHGRVGKLENGTKAIYNPHYEIQK
- a CDS encoding alpha/beta hydrolase, whose amino-acid sequence is MAVDLRGVTTVLLPGTGSDDDYVYRAFSPTLHEVGAVVVTPRPQPQRLIAGYRDALDEAAAGGPVAVGGVSIGAAVAVEWVLAHPGGAVAVLAALPAWTGPPVTAPAAMTARHSAHVLRRDGLVAATAQMRGSSPRWLGDELTRSWVAQWPALPDAMDEAAGYAAPTCAELETLTAPMGVAAATDDPVHPLEVGMEWVSAAPRAALRTVTLADMGADPAVLGAACLAALAEAGERVL
- a CDS encoding DUF3710 domain-containing protein — encoded protein: MAFGKRKSNGEIGEPAQEPVAGTTVEQPGEVELDGPFDIDDFDDPAVAAQGRLDLGSVLVPMPAAGQVQVELNETGVPSAVWVVTPNGRFTVAAYAAPKSAGLWREVAGELADSLRKDGASVSIQDGPWGREVVGTASGMVRFIGIDGYRWMIRCVVNGVADSIDALTREAREALRDTVVRRGDTPLPVRTPLPVELPEPMAAQLRSAAAAQQGQQPDQQQAPPAPPEPAARRSAQGSAMQQLRTITGG
- the dut gene encoding dUTP diphosphatase, whose amino-acid sequence is MSTSLAVLRLDRELPMPARAHDGDAGVDLFSACDVELAPGERALVPTGIAVAIPYGMVGLVHPRSGLAARVGLSIVNSPGTIDAGYRGEIKVSLINLDPRAPIVIRRGDRIAQLLVQRVELPELVEVTSFDEAGLAETTRGDGGHGSSGGHASL